In Allomuricauda ruestringensis DSM 13258, the following proteins share a genomic window:
- a CDS encoding RMD1 family protein, translating to MESKAMALHLAASINIPACRKALVKELVYGDRDELFYSDASRYLYVFRYGVISFFGYSEADISQLLSEIKPFCKEWRESYITETMDMELVSDREEAMIDHDKVILPESNVEGIRLALLHLSQSVALDYFEGLSEQAMKETRQHTTYLEQKGKLDIGGKKLKKHIAKVLNINNQISENLYIFDSHEVVWEDLELDRLDKGLKQIFDLKERYRNIKEQGNVIKDNLSLFMNIMDHRESSRLEWIIIILILVEVIDLFIMRLIS from the coding sequence ATGGAATCAAAGGCAATGGCTCTGCACTTGGCAGCGAGTATCAATATCCCAGCTTGCAGGAAAGCTTTGGTCAAGGAACTTGTTTATGGTGATAGGGATGAACTTTTTTATTCGGATGCATCACGTTACCTTTACGTCTTCAGATACGGTGTTATTTCCTTTTTTGGATATAGCGAAGCGGACATAAGCCAACTTTTGAGCGAGATCAAGCCCTTTTGCAAGGAATGGCGGGAATCCTACATCACCGAAACCATGGATATGGAATTGGTGTCCGACCGGGAAGAAGCAATGATAGATCACGATAAGGTGATATTGCCGGAATCCAATGTAGAAGGCATTCGTTTGGCATTGTTGCATTTGTCGCAATCTGTGGCCTTGGATTATTTTGAGGGGCTATCGGAACAGGCTATGAAAGAAACTCGACAGCACACCACATATTTAGAACAAAAAGGAAAGTTGGACATAGGAGGAAAAAAGTTAAAAAAGCATATCGCCAAAGTATTGAACATTAACAATCAAATTTCTGAAAACCTCTATATTTTTGATTCCCACGAAGTAGTTTGGGAAGATTTGGAACTCGACCGATTGGACAAAGGTTTAAAACAAATCTTTGATCTAAAGGAAAGGTACCGAAATATAAAGGAACAGGGCAATGTGATCAAGGACAACCTCAGTCTGTTCATGAATATTATGGACCATAGGGAAAGTAGTAGGCTAGAGTGGATTATTATTATTTTGATTTTGGTCGAGGTCATCGACTTGTTCATTATGCGATTAATCAGTTAA
- a CDS encoding deoxyhypusine synthase family protein: MSNKGEISQFIQKYFLHFNSAALVDAAKGYEEQLNKGSKMLVSLAGAMSTAELGKIFAEIIRTDKVHIISCTGANLEEDLMNLVAHSHYKRVPNYRDLTPQEEWDLLENGLNRVTDTCIPEEEAFRRLQKHIYDIWKEAEANGERYFPHEFMYKLLLSGVLEQYYEIDIKDSWMYAAAEKNLPIVVPGWEDSTMGNIFASYVIKGELKASTVKSGIEYMTFLADWYQKNSENGIGFFQIGGGIAGDFPICVVPMLYQDLEQTETPFWSYFCQISDSTTSYGSYSGAVPNEKITWGKLDIDTPKFIVESDATIVAPLIFAYLLNM; the protein is encoded by the coding sequence TGAGCAACAAAGGAGAAATATCACAATTTATACAAAAATACTTTTTGCACTTTAACTCTGCCGCTTTGGTGGATGCGGCCAAAGGCTACGAAGAGCAATTGAACAAGGGGTCCAAAATGTTGGTTTCCTTGGCCGGGGCGATGAGTACGGCTGAACTGGGCAAAATATTTGCGGAAATTATCCGTACCGATAAAGTTCATATTATATCCTGCACAGGAGCTAATCTCGAAGAGGATTTAATGAACCTAGTGGCACACTCCCACTATAAAAGAGTACCCAACTATAGGGATTTGACCCCACAAGAAGAGTGGGACCTTTTGGAGAACGGCCTAAACCGAGTCACTGACACCTGCATTCCTGAAGAAGAAGCCTTTAGAAGACTGCAAAAACACATCTACGACATTTGGAAAGAGGCCGAAGCCAATGGGGAACGTTATTTTCCGCATGAGTTTATGTACAAACTCCTGCTTTCGGGTGTTTTGGAGCAATACTACGAAATAGATATTAAAGACTCTTGGATGTATGCGGCAGCAGAAAAAAACTTGCCCATTGTGGTCCCTGGTTGGGAAGACAGCACCATGGGGAACATTTTTGCCAGCTACGTGATCAAAGGAGAACTAAAGGCCAGTACCGTAAAATCCGGTATTGAGTACATGACGTTTTTGGCTGATTGGTATCAGAAAAACTCGGAAAACGGTATTGGATTTTTCCAAATTGGTGGAGGTATCGCGGGAGATTTTCCTATTTGCGTAGTGCCGATGCTCTATCAAGATTTGGAACAGACAGAAACTCCATTTTGGAGCTATTTCTGCCAAATCAGCGATTCGACCACAAGTTACGGGTCTTATTCCGGAGCCGTGCCTAATGAGAAGATTACTTGGGGCAAATTGGATATTGACACACCCAAATTTATTGTAGAATCAGATGCGACCATTGTGGCTCCGCTGATTTTTGCTTATTTACTAAACATGTAG